A window from Chitinophaga filiformis encodes these proteins:
- a CDS encoding alpha/beta fold hydrolase, which produces MSSFFFPYRKSRFHTISDGTGEELLICLHGFGENAGSFDRLHYTLGQHFTIVALDMPLHGQTDWKEERAFEMDDLKAVILLILEHYGFSTFSLMGYSMGGRVALCIVQLLAEKVDRLYLLAPDGLKDNSWHMFATQTRTGNKLFKYCTYHPQLFFGLLHTWRGLRFISRGLHKFTFNSMNTLEKRERVYFVWTCMGKMMPDRKLCKELLKKYKIRTLLLFGKYDRVIPPVLGVRFMDGSFPCEMLVMEKGHHLIGEDAAEAIKNHSF; this is translated from the coding sequence ATGTCTTCCTTTTTTTTCCCATATCGGAAAAGCCGTTTCCATACGATCAGTGATGGAACAGGGGAGGAATTGCTTATCTGCCTGCATGGCTTTGGTGAAAATGCCGGCAGCTTTGACCGTCTGCATTACACACTGGGACAGCACTTTACTATTGTAGCGCTGGATATGCCCCTGCATGGACAGACGGACTGGAAGGAAGAACGGGCATTTGAAATGGACGATCTGAAAGCAGTAATACTACTCATTCTGGAGCATTATGGTTTTTCCACTTTCTCCCTGATGGGTTACAGTATGGGGGGACGGGTAGCTTTATGTATTGTGCAGCTGCTGGCGGAAAAGGTGGACCGTTTATACCTGCTGGCGCCGGATGGACTGAAAGATAATTCCTGGCATATGTTTGCCACCCAGACGCGCACGGGCAATAAACTGTTCAAATACTGCACTTATCATCCGCAATTGTTCTTCGGGCTGTTGCATACCTGGCGGGGACTGCGTTTTATCAGCAGAGGCCTGCACAAGTTCACTTTCAACAGCATGAACACGCTGGAGAAACGGGAACGGGTGTATTTCGTGTGGACCTGTATGGGTAAGATGATGCCGGATAGAAAACTATGTAAAGAGCTGCTGAAGAAATATAAGATCCGGACGCTGCTGCTGTTCGGCAAATATGACCGCGTAATACCTCCTGTGCTGGGCGTGCGCTTTATGGATGGCAGTTTCCCATGTGAAATGCTGGTAATGGAAAAGGGACATCACCTGATCGGTGAAGATGCGGCGGAAGCCATAAAAAATCATAGTTTTTAA